In Candidatus Methylopumilus universalis, one DNA window encodes the following:
- the dxs gene encoding 1-deoxy-D-xylulose-5-phosphate synthase, with the protein MNLLDKINSPKDLKKLTRIELVTLCDEIRSFIIESVSKTGGHLSSNLGVIELTVALHYVFDCPQDKFIWDVGHQTYPHKILTGRKKKMGSLRALDGISGFPKISESDYDIFGTGHSSTSISAALGMAEALKKKNLDHKAIAIIGDGAMTAGMAFEGLNNAGDSKNNILVILNDNDMSISKNVGALNNYLAKLMSGNLYGSIKRSSKAVLSAIPPMLEFAKRAEEHVKGMVIPGTLFEEFGFNYIGPIDGHDLNALVDTLNNLKALQGPQLLHVATQKGFGYEPAETDPNKFHGIGQFSLSDGAQPLKIKKATYTDVFGDWVVDMAMIDKKLCAITPAMLDGSGLNKFSEKFPDRFFDVGIAEQHAITFAAGLACENYKPVIAIYSTFLQRAYDQFIHDVALQNIPMLFAIDRAGIVGQDGPTHSGSFDLSFLRCIPNILIMAPSNENECRQMLFTGFKFKGISVVRYPRGPGPGSAIKSKMTAIPIGKAEVIRKGRTIALLAFGNMLEEALKAGDKINATVVNMRFIKPLDIKLIRDLGSSHKLLVTLEENTISGGAGSAVLEVISEYDLKCQSLRIGIPDKFVEQGGQEQLRKKYGLDAASIIKSIEKKLT; encoded by the coding sequence ATGAATCTCCTTGATAAAATTAATTCACCAAAAGATTTAAAAAAACTCACACGCATCGAGCTTGTTACATTATGTGATGAGATAAGAAGCTTTATTATTGAAAGCGTTTCAAAAACAGGTGGTCATCTTTCATCAAATCTAGGTGTTATTGAACTTACTGTTGCACTCCATTATGTTTTTGATTGTCCTCAAGATAAATTTATATGGGATGTTGGGCATCAAACTTACCCCCATAAAATTCTGACTGGTAGAAAAAAGAAAATGGGCTCTTTAAGAGCTTTGGATGGAATTTCAGGTTTCCCAAAAATATCAGAAAGTGATTATGATATTTTTGGGACTGGGCACTCAAGCACTTCAATTTCAGCTGCTTTAGGCATGGCCGAAGCTCTTAAAAAGAAAAATTTAGATCACAAAGCAATTGCAATTATTGGGGATGGCGCCATGACTGCCGGCATGGCTTTTGAAGGCCTTAATAATGCTGGCGACTCAAAAAATAATATCTTGGTTATTTTAAACGACAATGATATGTCAATTTCTAAAAACGTAGGTGCGCTTAATAACTATCTAGCAAAGCTCATGTCAGGCAATCTTTATGGAAGTATTAAACGTTCGAGTAAGGCAGTTTTATCAGCCATCCCTCCTATGCTTGAATTTGCAAAGCGTGCTGAAGAACATGTGAAAGGTATGGTAATTCCAGGTACTTTATTTGAGGAGTTTGGGTTTAACTATATTGGCCCTATTGATGGTCACGATCTTAACGCACTGGTTGATACCCTAAATAATCTTAAGGCACTTCAAGGGCCACAGCTCCTTCATGTGGCAACCCAAAAAGGATTTGGTTATGAGCCTGCAGAGACTGATCCCAATAAATTTCATGGTATAGGTCAATTCAGCTTGAGTGATGGCGCTCAGCCATTAAAAATAAAAAAGGCTACTTATACAGATGTCTTCGGGGATTGGGTTGTTGACATGGCTATGATTGATAAAAAGCTATGCGCTATTACCCCCGCTATGTTAGATGGATCTGGTCTAAATAAATTTTCTGAAAAATTTCCTGATCGTTTTTTTGATGTAGGCATTGCAGAACAACATGCAATAACTTTTGCGGCTGGGCTTGCCTGTGAAAATTACAAACCTGTAATTGCTATTTACTCAACTTTTCTTCAAAGAGCTTATGATCAATTCATACATGATGTTGCATTGCAAAACATTCCAATGCTTTTTGCAATAGATAGGGCTGGCATTGTAGGGCAAGATGGCCCGACACATTCAGGAAGTTTCGATTTATCGTTCCTAAGGTGTATTCCGAACATTCTTATTATGGCGCCAAGCAATGAAAATGAATGTCGGCAAATGCTTTTTACCGGATTTAAATTCAAAGGTATTTCAGTGGTTCGTTATCCAAGAGGTCCAGGTCCAGGATCTGCTATTAAATCTAAAATGACAGCTATTCCCATTGGTAAAGCTGAAGTTATAAGAAAAGGTCGCACGATTGCATTATTGGCTTTTGGTAATATGTTAGAGGAAGCTTTAAAAGCTGGAGACAAAATTAATGCTACTGTCGTGAATATGAGATTTATTAAACCACTCGATATTAAATTAATTAGAGATTTGGGCTCATCACATAAACTTCTTGTAACCTTGGAAGAAAATACAATATCCGGTGGCGCTGGTTCAGCTGTTTTAGAAGTCATCAGTGAATATGATTTAAAATGTCAATCGCTTCGCATTGGCATACCTGATAAGTTTGTCGAACAAGGGGGTCAGGAACAGTTACGTAAAAAATATGGTTTAGATGCAGCATCTATTATTAAATCAATTGAGAAAAAATTAACCTAG
- a CDS encoding polyprenyl synthetase family protein, translating into MSNFHEWLSQKQAFVESLLEKNLPQTSDETHLNEAIKYSVLNGGKRMRSLLILAIAEIVEVPPNAIEKIICAVEFIHAYSLVHDDMPCMDNDDLRRGKLSCHKKFSESTALLVGDSLQSIAFSLLSSPSLQIKPENQLKIIHTLSNAIGIEGMAKGQALDINNTNKKISLDELIIMHQFKTAALINSACLMAVLASNNCDKNTLDIIDTYSKSIGLIFQIKDDILDKEASQESLGKTPGKDEKDNKATFLSLLGIAKSKELAAKYYEEALTAIKPFGDKAYYLSSMAELIMTRSH; encoded by the coding sequence ATGAGTAACTTTCATGAATGGCTTTCTCAGAAACAAGCATTTGTTGAATCTTTGCTTGAAAAAAACTTGCCTCAAACTAGCGATGAAACTCATTTAAATGAAGCAATAAAATATAGCGTTCTAAACGGCGGAAAAAGAATGCGTTCATTACTTATACTTGCGATCGCTGAAATTGTTGAAGTGCCGCCAAATGCAATTGAAAAAATTATATGCGCTGTAGAATTCATACATGCATACTCTTTAGTGCATGATGATATGCCTTGCATGGATAACGACGATTTGAGAAGAGGAAAATTGTCTTGCCATAAAAAGTTTAGCGAAAGCACCGCCCTTCTGGTTGGAGACTCGTTGCAGTCAATTGCTTTTTCTCTTCTATCTTCACCATCGCTTCAGATTAAACCTGAAAATCAGTTAAAAATTATTCACACACTCTCTAATGCTATTGGTATTGAAGGTATGGCAAAAGGCCAGGCTTTAGATATTAATAATACCAACAAAAAAATCTCATTGGATGAACTTATAATCATGCATCAATTTAAAACTGCCGCTCTGATTAATAGCGCATGCCTGATGGCAGTGCTAGCTTCCAATAATTGTGATAAAAATACGCTAGATATAATAGATACTTATTCAAAATCAATTGGCCTTATCTTTCAAATTAAAGATGATATTCTTGATAAAGAGGCAAGCCAAGAATCTCTAGGTAAAACACCTGGCAAGGATGAAAAAGATAATAAAGCTACTTTTTTATCTTTATTAGGCATTGCAAAATCAAAAGAATTAGCCGCTAAATATTATGAAGAAGCTTTAACGGCAATTAAGCCTTTTGGTGATAAGGCATATTATTTGTCTAGTATGGCTGAATTAATAATGACACGATCACACTGA
- the xseB gene encoding exodeoxyribonuclease VII small subunit: MNKNSLEVNLKELESIVSKMEQGDMALEDSIKSYEKGMLLLKSCQDSLKEIEQKVLVLSAENTLEKFKPTNE, from the coding sequence ATGAATAAAAATTCACTCGAAGTAAATCTTAAAGAGCTTGAGTCTATTGTGTCAAAAATGGAACAAGGCGATATGGCACTTGAAGATTCGATCAAATCTTATGAAAAAGGCATGCTTCTGCTTAAATCATGCCAAGACTCCCTAAAAGAAATCGAGCAAAAAGTTTTGGTGCTTTCTGCAGAAAACACTCTCGAAAAATTCAAGCCTACTAATGAGTAA
- a CDS encoding alpha/beta hydrolase, which produces MTHIIIDSIESPIGSVIFLHGLGADGFDFKAIFERPQFSKIRFILPHAPYQPVSINQGLEMRAWYDLYDLSLEKDEDELGMQKSSLIIQKLIEEQISLGIPSEKIIIGGFSQGAVMSFYLGLKYDKKLGGIVALSGYLPLKDKLISSIKDDLIRIPIFMAHGLYDNVIDIQIADRSFEKLIARFNSANFEKYPMGHEVCEKEIDDLSTFFNQTFK; this is translated from the coding sequence ATGACACACATTATTATTGACTCTATTGAATCGCCCATAGGCTCAGTCATATTTCTTCATGGTCTAGGGGCTGATGGATTTGATTTCAAAGCTATCTTCGAAAGACCGCAGTTCAGTAAAATTCGATTTATCCTGCCCCATGCCCCTTATCAGCCAGTGTCGATCAACCAAGGTTTAGAAATGAGGGCTTGGTATGATTTGTATGATCTATCTTTGGAAAAAGATGAAGATGAATTGGGGATGCAAAAATCAAGTTTAATCATTCAAAAGTTGATTGAAGAGCAAATTTCCCTGGGCATCCCTTCCGAAAAAATTATTATTGGAGGCTTTTCTCAAGGGGCTGTAATGAGTTTTTACTTAGGATTAAAATACGATAAAAAATTAGGTGGTATTGTGGCCTTGTCAGGCTACCTTCCTTTAAAAGACAAGCTTATATCATCTATAAAAGATGATTTAATTAGGATACCAATCTTTATGGCTCATGGCCTATATGATAATGTTATAGATATACAAATTGCCGACCGCTCATTTGAAAAGCTAATAGCAAGGTTTAATTCTGCGAACTTTGAAAAATACCCTATGGGCCATGAGGTATGTGAAAAAGAAATCGATGACTTATCAACTTTCTTCAACCAAACATTCAAATAA
- a CDS encoding SRPBCC family protein: MKKIIIGFFLLFVSINVFAHGPSPQKVEKSIKINASPDKVWAIIKDFGNFQKWQPLVTDSKVEKKGEDTLRTLTLKSGGKVVERLKGIDEEAMKLKYEILEGAVPVADYNSFIVVAKGSGPNESSVTWVGRFYRVYKLNPPIPPGQDDETAIKAVTEMYDSGLPALKKLAETK; encoded by the coding sequence ATGAAAAAAATTATTATTGGCTTTTTCCTTTTATTCGTATCAATTAATGTATTTGCTCATGGTCCATCGCCCCAGAAAGTTGAAAAATCAATCAAAATTAATGCGTCGCCTGATAAGGTCTGGGCAATCATTAAAGATTTTGGTAATTTTCAAAAATGGCAACCTCTTGTAACTGATAGCAAAGTAGAAAAAAAAGGTGAGGATACCCTGAGAACGCTTACACTAAAATCTGGTGGTAAGGTCGTTGAGAGACTCAAAGGTATCGATGAAGAGGCTATGAAGTTAAAATATGAAATCTTAGAAGGCGCAGTCCCTGTGGCAGACTATAACTCATTTATTGTTGTAGCAAAGGGTTCTGGCCCTAATGAATCTTCTGTAACATGGGTAGGACGTTTTTATAGAGTTTACAAACTCAATCCACCAATTCCACCTGGTCAAGATGATGAGACAGCAATTAAAGCTGTGACTGAAATGTATGATTCAGGACTTCCGGCACTTAAGAAATTAGCTGAAACGAAATAA
- a CDS encoding YncE family protein, whose translation MNFKKLISLALYLLLCACSSTPIAYITNQGSDTVSIVNLKEKKVIQEISVGKGPVGIAISLKKSYAFITNSNDASVNVLDLQHNRIIKTIKIGGTPVGITKSTNEDFIYVSDWFNSEILIIETKSLTIIKKIAVGKSPSGMICDAEGKYLFISNRDENTVEIYNQFDLNLVKKIKVGNHPYGLFLSKNLLFVVNVLDDSISIVNTQSFATETIKVGDHPYGVVSDTRNQFAFVTNTQDDNVSVIDLKMKKEIKKIKVGGNPEGIDIDERDNILVTSNWRSDSISIIDLAKHEYLYEIKTGKQSRSFGQFIKID comes from the coding sequence ATGAATTTTAAAAAACTTATTTCACTCGCTCTATATTTATTACTTTGTGCTTGCTCAAGCACACCTATTGCTTACATAACTAATCAAGGCTCTGATACCGTAAGCATTGTTAATTTAAAAGAAAAAAAAGTCATTCAAGAAATTTCAGTAGGCAAAGGGCCTGTCGGAATTGCTATTTCTCTAAAAAAATCCTATGCATTTATTACAAACTCAAATGATGCCTCTGTAAATGTTTTAGATCTTCAACATAATCGTATTATTAAAACAATAAAGATTGGCGGAACACCAGTAGGAATTACCAAGTCAACCAATGAAGACTTCATCTATGTGAGCGATTGGTTTAATAGTGAAATTCTTATAATCGAAACAAAATCTTTAACAATTATTAAAAAAATAGCGGTTGGCAAATCTCCATCTGGCATGATATGTGACGCTGAGGGTAAATATCTTTTTATTTCTAATCGCGATGAGAATACTGTCGAAATATATAACCAATTTGACTTGAATCTCGTTAAGAAAATTAAGGTAGGCAATCATCCTTACGGCCTCTTCTTAAGCAAAAACTTACTTTTTGTTGTTAATGTTTTAGATGACTCAATATCTATCGTGAATACCCAATCATTCGCTACAGAAACTATTAAAGTTGGAGATCACCCTTATGGGGTTGTATCTGATACAAGAAACCAATTTGCATTTGTTACAAACACTCAAGATGACAATGTAAGTGTTATTGATCTTAAGATGAAAAAAGAAATTAAAAAAATCAAAGTAGGTGGAAATCCTGAAGGCATTGATATTGATGAAAGAGATAATATATTAGTCACTTCAAATTGGAGAAGTGACTCTATTTCGATCATTGACTTGGCTAAACATGAATATCTCTATGAAATTAAAACTGGGAAGCAAAGTCGATCTTTTGGTCAATTTATCAAAATTGACTAA
- a CDS encoding RNA pyrophosphohydrolase → MIDKDGYRPNVGIVICNAENQVFWAKRTQEHAWQFPQGGIQKGEAPEEAMYRELMEEVGLKPHHVEILGRTKDWLKYEVPSQWLRRDFRGVYKGQKQIWYLLRMKGQDTDIFLRNTKKPEFDAWRWHDYWLPLNEVIEFKRDVYRLALNELRLFIDN, encoded by the coding sequence ATGATTGATAAAGATGGTTATCGGCCAAATGTTGGTATTGTCATCTGCAATGCCGAGAATCAGGTTTTTTGGGCTAAACGGACACAAGAGCATGCATGGCAATTCCCTCAAGGCGGTATTCAAAAAGGCGAGGCACCAGAAGAGGCTATGTATAGAGAGCTGATGGAGGAGGTTGGGTTAAAACCACATCATGTAGAAATACTTGGCCGTACAAAGGACTGGTTAAAATATGAAGTGCCTTCTCAATGGCTTCGGAGAGATTTTAGAGGTGTTTACAAAGGCCAAAAACAAATATGGTATCTCTTAAGAATGAAGGGGCAAGATACCGATATCTTTTTAAGAAACACTAAGAAGCCTGAGTTTGATGCATGGCGCTGGCATGATTACTGGCTGCCTCTTAATGAGGTGATTGAATTTAAAAGAGATGTTTATAGGCTTGCTTTAAACGAACTTCGATTGTTTATAGATAATTAG
- a CDS encoding phosphatidylserine decarboxylase — MAKKAYPIIAKEGWPFLIASIVISAFVFNLCALWSIPLWVISLFILQFFRDPKRSTPSKKNMVVSAADGKVIVIEKCKDDYLNRRAIKVSVFMNVFNVHSNKSPIKSIIMNKWYFPGKFLNAALSKASLENERCALHLKTKEGFDITCVQIAGLIARRILCYANKGDALEVGERYGFIRFGSRVDLYLPINSKIKVTLGDKVFNGETIIAELKK, encoded by the coding sequence ATGGCAAAAAAAGCTTACCCAATCATAGCAAAAGAAGGCTGGCCATTTCTAATAGCATCTATTGTCATATCAGCTTTTGTATTTAATCTATGTGCTTTGTGGTCAATTCCGCTTTGGGTAATCTCTTTATTTATTCTGCAATTTTTTAGAGATCCCAAAAGAAGTACGCCCTCTAAAAAAAATATGGTGGTATCAGCAGCTGACGGCAAAGTAATTGTGATTGAAAAATGTAAAGACGATTATCTTAATAGACGCGCAATTAAAGTAAGTGTCTTTATGAATGTCTTTAATGTGCACTCAAATAAAAGCCCGATCAAATCAATTATTATGAATAAATGGTATTTTCCTGGAAAATTTTTAAATGCAGCTCTGTCAAAAGCTTCTTTGGAAAACGAAAGATGCGCGCTTCACTTAAAAACAAAAGAAGGTTTTGATATTACTTGCGTTCAAATTGCAGGGTTAATTGCTAGAAGAATTCTATGCTACGCAAATAAAGGCGATGCATTAGAAGTCGGTGAAAGGTATGGCTTTATAAGATTTGGTTCACGTGTTGACTTGTATTTACCTATCAATTCAAAGATAAAAGTTACTTTGGGCGACAAAGTTTTTAATGGTGAAACAATTATTGCTGAATTAAAAAAATAG
- the ilvC gene encoding ketol-acid reductoisomerase encodes MKVYYDKDADLNLIKKLNVVIVGYGSQGHAHAANLKESGVNVTVALRKGGASWDKAKSAGHNVLEINEAVKNADVVMLLIPDETMPQIFHQEVAPFLKKNAVLAFAHGFNIHYNQIIPRDDLDVIMIAPKGPGHTVRSEYLKGGGVPSLIAIYQNKSGKAKEIALSYAAANGGTKGGVIETDFREETETDLFGEQAVLCGGAVELVKAGFETLTEAGYAPEMAYFECLHELKLIVDLMYEGGIANMNYSISNNAEFGEYVTGPKVIGNEAKLAMKEALKNIQNGEYAKRFILEGKTNYPEMTARRRLNAEHPIEKVGSQLRSMMPWIAKNKLVDQSKN; translated from the coding sequence ATGAAGGTTTACTACGATAAAGATGCTGATTTAAATTTAATTAAAAAATTGAATGTTGTTATTGTTGGTTACGGCTCACAGGGCCACGCTCACGCAGCCAATCTTAAAGAATCAGGCGTCAACGTCACTGTTGCTCTTAGAAAAGGTGGCGCATCATGGGATAAAGCCAAAAGTGCAGGACATAACGTTTTAGAAATTAATGAAGCTGTCAAAAATGCTGATGTCGTAATGCTTTTAATACCCGATGAAACAATGCCTCAGATTTTCCATCAAGAAGTTGCGCCATTCCTGAAAAAAAATGCTGTATTAGCTTTCGCCCACGGATTTAATATTCACTACAACCAAATTATTCCAAGGGATGATCTGGATGTCATTATGATTGCACCAAAAGGTCCTGGTCACACAGTGCGCTCAGAATATCTTAAAGGTGGTGGCGTGCCTTCATTAATTGCTATCTATCAAAACAAATCTGGCAAAGCAAAAGAAATTGCACTTTCATATGCAGCTGCAAATGGCGGTACTAAAGGGGGCGTGATTGAAACAGATTTCCGTGAGGAAACTGAAACTGATTTATTTGGAGAACAAGCTGTTTTATGTGGTGGCGCAGTTGAGCTTGTCAAAGCAGGTTTTGAAACATTGACTGAAGCAGGCTACGCTCCAGAAATGGCTTATTTTGAATGCTTGCATGAGCTGAAACTTATTGTAGATTTAATGTACGAAGGTGGTATTGCTAATATGAACTACTCTATCTCAAATAATGCTGAATTCGGAGAGTACGTAACTGGACCCAAAGTTATCGGCAATGAAGCAAAGTTAGCTATGAAAGAAGCCTTAAAAAATATTCAAAATGGAGAATATGCGAAGCGTTTTATCCTTGAAGGAAAAACAAACTATCCAGAAATGACCGCAAGACGAAGACTCAACGCTGAACATCCTATCGAAAAAGTTGGCTCGCAACTTAGATCAATGATGCCTTGGATCGCTAAGAATAAGCTCGTTGATCAAAGTAAAAACTAG
- the ilvN gene encoding acetolactate synthase small subunit, producing the protein MRHIISLLMENESGALSRVSGLFSARGYNIESLTVAPTEDATLSRMTIVTSGSDEIIEQIIKQLNKLIDVVKVLDLNDGKFIERELMIVKVKANAQYRDEMQRMCDIFRGRIIDVSDSSFTIEITGSSSKLDAYIESIDKAAILETVRTGASGIGRGDRILKV; encoded by the coding sequence ATGAGACATATTATTTCTCTTTTAATGGAAAATGAATCTGGTGCTTTATCCAGAGTTTCAGGGTTATTCTCTGCGAGGGGTTACAACATTGAATCTTTGACTGTTGCACCTACTGAAGATGCAACGCTCTCAAGAATGACGATTGTGACTTCTGGTTCAGATGAAATTATTGAACAAATCATTAAACAACTTAATAAATTAATTGATGTTGTAAAAGTATTAGATTTAAATGATGGCAAATTTATTGAGCGGGAACTAATGATAGTTAAAGTTAAAGCAAATGCTCAGTATCGGGATGAGATGCAAAGAATGTGTGATATTTTCCGAGGCCGAATTATCGATGTTTCTGACAGCTCATTTACTATTGAGATAACAGGATCATCTAGCAAATTAGACGCTTATATTGAAAGCATTGATAAAGCTGCTATTTTAGAAACAGTGAGAACTGGTGCGTCAGGAATTGGACGCGGTGATAGAATTTTAAAAGTATAA
- a CDS encoding acetolactate synthase 3 catalytic subunit, with product MNSNHISGAEIVIRCLHEEKVKFVFGYPGGAVLNIYDAVFQQNKFKHVLVRHEQAAVHAADAYSRSTGKVGVALVTSGPGATNAVTGIATAYMDSIPMVIISGQVPTYAIGQDAFQECDTVGITRPCVKHNFLVKDIKDIASTMKKAFYVASSGRPGPVLVDIPKDITAEKYEFNYPKSVHLRSYNPIIKGHSGQIKKALSLLLSAKKPMIYSGGGVVLGDASSQLTKFVRTIGAPITSTLMGLGGFPASDKQFLGMLGMHGTYEANMAMQECDVLLAVGARFDDRVIGNPEHFLSKPKTIIHIDIDPSSISKRVKIDIPIVGDVISVLTELNDLLSKEKIKQNTSLKHWFKEIDQWRSLNCLSFKNDKKLIKPQFVIQTLHQVTKGDAFITSDVGQHQMWAAQYYPFDKPRRWINSGGLGTMGVGLPYAMGAQLAHPDAQVACVTGEASIQMCIQELSTCKQFHLPIKIINLNNRYMGMVRQWQEFFYGNRYAESYMEALPDFVKLAEAYGHVGMKIEKPSDVEPALKEAFSSKLKERLVFMDFITDQKENVFPMIPNGKGLSEMITAEDL from the coding sequence ATGAACTCAAATCACATTTCTGGAGCAGAAATTGTTATTCGATGCCTTCACGAGGAAAAAGTCAAATTCGTCTTTGGTTATCCTGGTGGCGCTGTCCTTAATATTTATGATGCTGTTTTTCAGCAAAATAAATTTAAGCATGTCCTAGTTCGTCATGAACAAGCAGCCGTTCATGCGGCTGATGCATACTCAAGATCTACTGGAAAAGTTGGCGTCGCTCTTGTAACTTCAGGCCCAGGAGCTACCAATGCTGTGACAGGTATTGCTACAGCCTATATGGACTCCATTCCTATGGTGATTATTAGCGGTCAAGTTCCAACTTACGCTATTGGGCAAGACGCCTTTCAGGAATGTGACACGGTAGGTATTACTCGTCCATGTGTAAAACACAATTTCTTAGTTAAAGATATTAAAGACATTGCATCTACAATGAAAAAAGCTTTTTATGTTGCATCGAGCGGAAGGCCTGGTCCTGTTTTAGTTGATATCCCAAAAGACATCACAGCCGAAAAATATGAGTTTAACTACCCTAAATCAGTTCATTTAAGATCTTATAACCCTATTATTAAGGGTCATAGCGGCCAAATCAAAAAAGCATTGTCACTTCTTTTAAGTGCAAAAAAACCAATGATCTACTCAGGTGGTGGCGTTGTATTGGGTGATGCCTCTTCACAATTAACTAAATTTGTTCGTACCATTGGAGCTCCTATAACAAGTACGCTTATGGGCTTAGGTGGCTTTCCAGCAAGTGATAAGCAATTTCTAGGTATGTTAGGTATGCATGGCACCTATGAAGCGAATATGGCTATGCAAGAATGTGATGTATTATTGGCTGTTGGCGCTCGTTTCGACGACAGAGTGATTGGTAATCCGGAGCATTTTTTATCCAAACCAAAAACAATCATTCATATCGACATAGATCCATCATCCATCTCTAAAAGAGTAAAGATTGATATACCTATCGTAGGTGATGTCATTTCAGTTCTTACCGAACTTAATGATCTTTTATCTAAAGAAAAAATAAAACAAAATACATCTCTTAAACATTGGTTTAAAGAAATTGACCAATGGAGATCGTTGAATTGCCTAAGTTTTAAAAATGACAAAAAACTCATTAAGCCTCAATTTGTTATTCAAACCCTTCATCAGGTCACAAAAGGCGATGCCTTTATTACTTCTGATGTAGGTCAACATCAAATGTGGGCAGCGCAATACTATCCATTTGATAAACCTAGAAGATGGATTAATTCTGGTGGACTTGGAACCATGGGAGTTGGATTACCTTATGCGATGGGTGCTCAATTAGCTCATCCTGATGCTCAGGTTGCTTGTGTTACCGGTGAAGCTTCTATACAAATGTGTATTCAAGAGCTATCTACATGCAAACAATTTCATTTACCTATCAAGATTATTAATCTTAATAATCGATACATGGGAATGGTAAGGCAGTGGCAAGAATTTTTTTATGGCAATCGCTACGCAGAATCCTATATGGAAGCATTGCCTGATTTTGTAAAATTAGCCGAAGCTTATGGCCATGTTGGAATGAAAATCGAAAAACCAAGTGATGTGGAACCAGCTCTCAAAGAAGCTTTTAGCAGCAAACTAAAAGAGCGCTTGGTCTTTATGGACTTTATTACAGATCAAAAAGAAAATGTATTTCCAATGATTCCTAATGGAAAAGGCTTGTCAGAAATGATTACAGCTGAGGATCTATAA
- the nadC gene encoding carboxylating nicotinate-nucleotide diphosphorylase, producing MQRSKINKKTLIEAIRKNIKTALQEDIANIDLSAQLIEAKSFAMAYVKSKESAIISGIPWFNSTFLMLDPKIKIKWLVKEGEIVKKNQRLCEIYGRARPILTGERVALNFLQTLSSTSTITQQYVKAISNTDAKIFDTRKTIPGLRIAQKYAVTIGGGNNQRIGLYDQILIKENHIKSSKKIDNLLPLALKHAKNKDIQIEVENLDQLKKFLELGFKNILLDNFNIKNLNKAVLINKKRAILEASGNITLKNVKKIALTGVNRISLGSLTKNIKAIDLSMKIETFKSL from the coding sequence ATGCAAAGATCAAAAATAAATAAGAAAACTTTGATTGAAGCCATTCGAAAAAATATCAAAACGGCGCTCCAGGAAGATATAGCCAATATTGATTTATCGGCCCAACTTATCGAAGCAAAATCGTTTGCAATGGCTTATGTTAAATCTAAAGAGTCAGCCATCATTTCTGGCATTCCTTGGTTTAACTCTACCTTCTTGATGCTAGACCCAAAAATCAAAATAAAGTGGCTTGTTAAAGAAGGTGAAATTGTAAAAAAAAATCAAAGGCTTTGTGAGATTTACGGAAGAGCAAGACCGATTCTCACTGGAGAAAGGGTAGCGCTTAATTTCTTACAAACTCTATCTTCTACATCAACGATTACACAGCAATATGTCAAAGCTATTTCAAACACTGATGCAAAAATCTTTGATACACGCAAAACAATCCCGGGGTTAAGAATTGCACAAAAATATGCTGTCACGATCGGGGGCGGCAATAATCAGCGTATTGGACTTTATGATCAAATACTTATCAAAGAAAACCATATTAAATCCAGTAAAAAAATAGATAATTTACTTCCCCTCGCCCTGAAACATGCCAAAAATAAAGATATTCAAATTGAAGTTGAAAATCTTGATCAATTGAAAAAATTTCTTGAACTAGGCTTTAAAAATATATTGTTAGATAACTTTAATATTAAAAATCTTAATAAAGCTGTACTTATTAATAAAAAAAGAGCGATTCTTGAGGCGTCAGGAAACATTACGCTAAAAAATGTTAAAAAAATTGCACTCACGGGCGTAAATAGAATCTCTCTAGGCTCACTCACAAAAAATATCAAAGCAATTGATTTATCTATGAAAATTGAGACTTTTAAAAGTCTCTAA